From Astatotilapia calliptera chromosome 19, fAstCal1.2, whole genome shotgun sequence, a single genomic window includes:
- the qrsl1 gene encoding glutamyl-tRNA(Gln) amidotransferase subunit A, mitochondrial, protein MLSRTIKQVSLALREGRISPTELCRKCLNRIRKTQHLNAYITVTEERALEQAQQAERRLQRGVPKGPLDGIPFAVKDNFCTENIRTTCASRMLKDYTPPYNATVVQKLLDQGAVLMGKTNMDEFAMGAGSTDGAFGAVKNPWGYAAPYRERTKADPDSDWVVTGGSSGGSAAAVASLTSYLALGSDTGGSTRNPGSLCGVVALKPTYGLLSRHGLIPLVNSMDVPGIMTRSVNDAAVVLGILQGLDVRDSTTVPAPSSLTELPEDFDVKNICVGIPKEYHAPGLSEETLAQWSSVADLFEEAGARVERVSLPHTQYSIVCYHVLCHAEVASNMARFDGLEYGHRSQMDTSTEVMYASSRHEGFNDVVRGRILSGNYFLLKRNYQHYFVKAQKVRRLIANDFQRVFSSGVDVLLTPTTLTDAARYHDFTQEDNRTRSAQEDVFTQPANMAGLPAVSVPTALSRRGLPIGLQLIAPALQDRKLLSVAQWIEQRVGFPSISDFEDSGMTRREQTGAA, encoded by the exons GTGTCTTTAGCGCTGCGGGAGGGACGAATCTCTCCGACAGAGCTCTGCAGAAAATGCCTGAATCGCATCAGGAAAACACAGCACCTGAACGCTTACATCACGGTGACAGAGGAGCGTGCTCTGGAGCAGGCTCAGCAGGCAGAACGCAGACTGCAGCGAG GTGTGCCCAAAGGTCCTCTGGATGGAATCCCGTTTGCTGTCAAGGATAATTTCTGCACGGAGAATATCAGGACCACATGTGCCTCCAGGATGCTTAAAG ACTACACTCCTCCTTATAACGCCACAGTGGTCCAGAAACTCCTCGACCAGGGGGCAGTTTTAATGGGGAAGACCAACATGGATGAGTTTGCAATGGG TGCGGGCAGTACTGATGGTGCTTTCGGCGCCGTAAAGAACCCCTGGGGTTACGCCGCGCCCTACAGAGAGCGGACGAAGGCAGACCCAGACTCGGACTGGGTCGTCACTGGAGGCAGTTCAGGTGGAAGCGCCGCAGCTGTGGCCTCGCTCACCAGCTACCT AGCTTTGGGTTCAGACACGGGCGGATCCACACGAAACCCCGGGTCATTGTGTGGCGTCGTGGCCCTGAAGCCCACGTATGGTCTGCTGTCCAGACACGGTCTCATCCCCCTCGTTAACTCCATGGACGTCCCGGGCATAATGACACGCAGCGTGAACGATGCGGCCGTCGTCTTAG GTATCCTCCAAGGCCTCGACGTCAGAGATTCAACAACAGTTCCCGCCCCTTCATCACTAACAGAGCTTCCTGAAGACTTTGATGTTAAGAACATCTGTGTGGGCATCCCTAAG GAGTATCACGCCCCGGGCCTCTCCGAGGAGACTCTGGCCCAGTGGAGCAGCGTGGCCGACTTGTTTGAGGAAGCTGGAGCGCGGGTGGAGCGAGTGTCGCTCCCCCATACGCAGTACTCCATCGTGTGCTACCACGTCCTGTGCCACGCCGAGGTGGCGTCCAACATGGCCCGGTTTGACGGCCTGGAATACG GCCACCGCAGCCAGATGGACACCTCGACAGAGGTCATGTACGCCTCGAGCAGGCACGAGGGCTTCAACGACGTCGTCAGAGGGAGGATTCTGTCTGGGAACTACTTCCTGCTAAAACG GAACTACCAGCACTACTTTGTGAAGGCTCAGAAAGTTCGCCGGCTCATTGCGAATGACTTCCAGCGCGTGTTCAGCTCTGGTGTCGATGTACTGCTGACGCCCACCACGCTGACGGATGCGGCTCGTTACCACGACTTCACTCAGGAAGATAACCGAACGCGCAGCGCACAGGAAGACGTCTTCACGCAGCCCGCCAACATGGCAG GTCTCCCTGCTGTCTCTGTGCCGACGGCTTTGTCGAGACGGGGCCTTCCCATTGGCCTACAGCTCATAGCTCCCGCTCTCCAAGACCGAAAGCTGCTCAGCGTGGCCCAGTGGATCGAGCAGAGGGTTGGTTTCCCCTCGATCAGTGACTTTGAGGACTCGGGAATGACGAGACGGGAGCAGACGGGAGCTGCGTGA